In the genome of Triticum urartu cultivar G1812 chromosome 5, Tu2.1, whole genome shotgun sequence, one region contains:
- the LOC125556134 gene encoding uncharacterized protein LOC125556134, which yields MGTLVGHVAPGAGFLLIGLWQLFNHIRLFALRPDSYAAPLWFPARGVRHLELILIIAGTSASILMELVIGPAKHQPFDDDGTIPSDHLHNFEHASVSLALLAFAAVTIHMDRVRAPMRDAVSQLAAAAAFAQELLVFHLHSTDHMGVEGQFHWLLQTVVAVTLATTLLGIPCPRSFVVSLVRSASLVLQGVWLIVMGVMLWTPGLVSKGCFLNHEDGHDVVRCRTDEALHRAKALVNLQFSWYLTGTMVFVVVLYLQVSRLYPEEPQYLPLVKGGPAGGRFSVGDDHEDEDDMEAAKSTYYGQMVSGGTKPMEVER from the coding sequence ATGGGCACCCTCGTCGGCCACGTCGCTCCGGGCGCCGGCTTCCTCCTCATCGGCCTGTGGCAGCTGTTCAACCACATCCGGCTGTTCGCGCTGCGGCCCGACTCCTACGCCGCGCCGCTCTGGTTCCCCGCGCGCGGCGTCCGGCACCTCGAGCTCATCCTCATCATCGCCGGCACGTCGGCGTCCATCCTGATGGAGCTCGTCATCGGCCCCGCGAAGCACCAGCCGTTCGACGATGACGGCACCATCCCGTCCGACCACCTCCACAACTTCGAGCACGCGTCCGTCTCGCTCGCGCTGCTCGCCTTCGCCGCGGTCACCATCCACATGGACAGGGTCCGGGCGCCGATGCGGGACGCCGTGTCGCAGCTGGCCGCCGCCGCGGCGTTCGCGCAGGAGCTGCTCGTCTTCCACCTCCACTCCACGGACCACATGGGCGTGGAGGGGCAGTTCCACTGGCTGCTGCAGACCGTCGTCGCCGTCACGCTGGCCACCACGCTGCTGGGCATCCCGTGCCCGCGGAGCTTCGTGGTGAGCCTGGTCAGGTCCGCGAGCCTCGTGCTCCAGGGCGTGTGGCTGATCGTCATGGGCGTCATGCTCTGGACGCCGGGGCTCGTCTCCAAGGGGTGCTTCCTCAACCACGAGGACGGCCACGACGTGGTCCGGTGCCGCACCGACGAGGCGCTCCACCGCGCCAAGGCGCTGGTGAACCTGCAGTTCAGCTGGTACCTGACGGGCACCATGGTGTTCGTCGTCGTGCTCTACCTCCAGGTCAGCAGGCTGTACCCCGAGGAGCCGCAGTACTTGCCGCTGGTCAAGGGAGGACCCGCCGGCGGCCGGTTCAGCGTCGGGGACGATCACGAGGACGAGGATGACATGGAGGCCGCGAAAAGTACTTATTACGGGCAGATGGTCAGCGGTGGCACAAAGCCCATGGAGGTAGAGAGGTAA